Proteins encoded within one genomic window of Bos indicus x Bos taurus breed Angus x Brahman F1 hybrid chromosome 18, Bos_hybrid_MaternalHap_v2.0, whole genome shotgun sequence:
- the LOC113876106 gene encoding zinc finger protein 415-like has protein sequence MSISHNRNLTGGRDHQSRNDVGDKPIKMHISSFHDELQMLQSEGTLFECSQVVMNINSSASGLPPQRMCRVHKGISHKHESAVMHSSELAPDQESHKKKSYKCNECDIMFLQDSELTRHQRIHTGRKPYKGDVCGKALNDNVSLAVHQRNHTGVKPYTCDVCGKAFTRRESCAFHQILHTGEKPYKCDVCGKAFTYKKSHALHQTLHTGEKPYKCDVCGRGYTRKSKLEIHQRIHTGENSYKCDVCGGGFTGKRHLGTHRRIHTEEKPYKCNSCDKRFFTLSSLNIHQAVHTGEKACKCNLCGKIFSSRVTLQFIRELVLERNHINVKYVAVAILEAHILQFITGFILERNHINVMCVEWPLLAKKAVQFIRSFILERNHINVKYVAVAILEAHILQFIRGFILERNHINVMYVARPLV, from the coding sequence ATGTCTATATCCCATAACAGAAACCTCACTGGTGGAAGAGATCATCAGAGTAGAAATGATGTAGGAGATAAGCCTATTAAAATGCACATATCAAGCTTTCATGATGAATTGCAGATGCTTCAGTCTGAAGGGACACTTTTTGAATGTAGTCAAGTTGTGATGAATATCAACAGTAGTGCCTCAGGTTTGCCACCTCAGAGAATGTGTCGTGTCCATAAAGGCATTTCTCATAAACATGAGAGTGCTGTTATGCATTCCTCGGAACTGGCACCAGACCAGGAATCACACAAGAAAAAATCTTACAAATGTAATGAGTGTGATATAATGTTTCTTCAGGACTCAGAACTCACTAGACATCAAAGAATCCATACAGGAAGGAAACCATATAAAGGTGATGTGTGTGGCAAGGCCCTTAATGATAATGTGAGCCTTGCAGTTCATCAGAGAAATCATACTGGAGTGAAGCCATATACATGTGATGTGTGTGGAAAGGCCTTTACTCGCAGAGAAAGCTGTGCATTTCATCAGATCcttcatactggtgagaaaccatataaatgtgatgtgtgtggaaAGGCCTTTACTTACAAAAAAAGCCATGCACTTCATCAGAcccttcatactggagagaaaccatataaatgtgatgtatgtggccgTGGCTATACTCGAAAGTCAAAACTTGaaattcatcagagaattcatactggagagaattcttataaatgtgatgtatgtggcgGTGGCTTTACTGGAAAGAGACATCTTGGAACTCATCGGAGAATTCATACTgaagagaaaccttacaaatgtaataGCTGTGACAAACGTTTTTTTACACTGTCATCCTTAAATATACATCAGGCAGTTCATACAGGTGAGAAAGCATGTAAATGTAATTTATGTGGTAAAATATTCAGTTCCAGGGTAACTTTGCAGTTCATCAGAGAACTcgtactggagagaaaccatataaatgtgaagTATGTGGCCGTGGCTATACTCGAAGCACACATCTTGCAATTCATCACAgggttcatactggagagaaaccatataaatgtgatgtgtgtggaaTGGCCTTTACTCGCAAAGAAAGCCGTGCAGTTCATCAGAtccttcatactggagagaaaccatataaatgtgaagTATGTGGCCGTGGCTATACTCGAAGCACACATCTTGCAATTCATCAGAgggttcatactggagagaaaccatataaatgtgatgtatgtggcaaggcctttagtGTAA